From Deinococcus sp. HSC-46F16, the proteins below share one genomic window:
- a CDS encoding NAD(P)H-dependent glycerol-3-phosphate dehydrogenase, with product MGLNVPVLGAGGWGTALAVAVPRAGGQATLWARRPDFAARLAEVRENREYLPGVTLPDAVGVTSDLEAAVSEADFALVVVPSVGVPELLAELPRRLGVVLCAKGLGPDGGRLTHLARELGFGRVAVLSGPNHAEEVGRGLPAATVVASDDADLARAVQAALVSPALRVYTSRDEVGVELGGVLKNVIALAAGMGDGLRLGDNAKAALITRGLREMSRYLVSQGAHEDTAYGLSGLGDLVATATSRHSRNRAAGEAIARGENPAQGGKVVEGLRTAGLLEAWATAHGHDLPIVRAVARVTSGEWSPAEGIASLMERDAKPELEG from the coding sequence ATGGGCCTGAACGTTCCGGTCCTGGGGGCGGGGGGCTGGGGCACCGCCCTGGCGGTGGCGGTGCCCCGCGCCGGGGGGCAGGCGACCCTGTGGGCGCGGCGCCCCGACTTCGCCGCCCGACTCGCGGAGGTCCGCGAGAACCGCGAATACCTGCCCGGCGTGACCCTGCCGGACGCGGTGGGCGTCACCTCCGATCTGGAGGCGGCGGTGTCAGAGGCCGACTTCGCGCTGGTGGTCGTCCCCAGCGTGGGCGTGCCCGAGTTGCTGGCCGAGCTGCCCCGCCGCCTCGGCGTGGTGCTGTGCGCCAAGGGCCTGGGACCGGACGGCGGGCGGCTGACTCACCTCGCGCGGGAGCTGGGATTCGGGCGGGTGGCGGTCCTCAGCGGCCCCAACCACGCCGAGGAGGTGGGCCGGGGCCTGCCCGCCGCGACGGTGGTGGCGAGCGACGATGCCGACCTGGCCCGCGCAGTGCAGGCGGCCCTGGTCTCCCCCGCCCTGCGCGTCTACACCAGCCGCGACGAGGTGGGCGTGGAACTCGGCGGCGTGCTGAAGAACGTGATCGCCCTCGCCGCCGGAATGGGCGACGGGCTGCGGCTGGGCGACAATGCCAAGGCCGCCCTGATCACCCGTGGCCTGCGCGAGATGAGCCGTTACCTCGTCTCGCAGGGGGCGCACGAGGACACCGCCTACGGCCTGAGCGGGCTGGGGGATCTGGTCGCCACCGCCACCAGTCGCCACAGCCGCAACCGCGCGGCGGGCGAGGCCATCGCGCGGGGGGAGAACCCGGCGCAGGGGGGCAAGGTCGTGGAGGGCCTGCGGACGGCGGGTCTGCTCGAAGCCTGGGCCACCGCTCACGGCCACGACCTCCCCATCGTGCGGGCGGTCGCGCGGGTCACGTCCGGCGAGTGGTCCCCCGCCGAGGGCATCGCCAGCCTGATGGAGCGGGATGCCAAGCCGGAGCTGGAGGGCTGA
- a CDS encoding V-type ATP synthase subunit D — protein sequence MAGQISPTRSALLASKASLKTASGGADLLKRKRDALIGEFFALVRDALAAREQLAGVSKGAYTSLFGAKAWDSPEAVESLSLAGTGDYAIDMQIESIYGVKVPRINIPERQQQVNFSPINVGARTIQAATDFGGVLEAIVKVAATETKLRRIGEEIKKTSRRVNALEQVVIPGIQDDIRFIRGVLDQREREESFRLKKIKAKLEREKEEADQAPQGGQHGSAAD from the coding sequence ATGGCAGGACAGATCAGCCCCACCCGCTCGGCCCTGCTCGCGAGCAAGGCCAGCCTCAAGACGGCCAGCGGCGGCGCGGACCTGCTCAAGCGCAAGCGTGACGCCCTGATCGGCGAATTCTTCGCGCTCGTCCGGGACGCACTCGCGGCGCGTGAGCAGCTCGCGGGCGTCAGCAAGGGCGCCTATACCAGCCTCTTCGGCGCCAAGGCCTGGGACAGCCCCGAAGCGGTCGAGAGCCTCAGCCTCGCCGGAACCGGCGACTACGCGATCGACATGCAGATCGAGAGCATCTACGGGGTGAAGGTGCCGCGCATCAACATCCCGGAGCGGCAGCAGCAGGTCAACTTCAGCCCGATCAACGTCGGCGCCCGCACCATCCAGGCGGCGACCGACTTCGGCGGGGTGCTCGAAGCCATCGTGAAGGTGGCCGCGACGGAAACCAAGCTGCGGCGCATCGGCGAGGAGATCAAGAAGACCTCCCGCCGCGTGAACGCGCTGGAACAGGTCGTGATTCCCGGCATTCAGGACGACATCCGCTTCATTCGCGGCGTGCTCGACCAGCGCGAGCGCGAGGAGAGCTTCCGCCTGAAGAAGATCAAGGCCAAGCTCGAGCGCGAGAAGGAAGAGGCCGACCAGGCCCCCCAGGGCGGCCAGCACGGCAGCGCCGCCGACTGA
- a CDS encoding class I SAM-dependent methyltransferase: MQHRPFTALAAVYDAIMADVEYDHWADFVLTYARDGGLEGSAALDLACGTGGFTRELHRAGWTVTGLDGSAEMLAVARERLPSEVELTVGDLRTFDLGYTFDLVSCVFDSLNNLLTPEALGAALGRARAHLRPGGLLACDLNTRLGVRELWEGGAVEGLAATPDGREVHYHWSHHHDPETDLGIVQAFCRVENGQGGWEEFTETHRERGYDPADLEPLLRAAGFERWEIVEYPDYALPTPETPRVWVFAWA; encoded by the coding sequence ATGCAGCACCGGCCCTTTACCGCTCTCGCCGCCGTCTACGACGCAATTATGGCCGACGTGGAGTACGACCACTGGGCGGATTTCGTCCTGACTTACGCCCGCGACGGCGGCCTGGAGGGGAGTGCGGCCCTTGACCTCGCCTGCGGCACCGGGGGCTTCACGCGCGAGTTGCACCGGGCGGGATGGACGGTGACCGGGCTGGACGGCAGCGCCGAGATGCTGGCGGTGGCCCGCGAGCGCTTGCCCAGCGAGGTCGAGCTGACCGTAGGCGACCTGCGGACCTTTGACCTGGGATACACCTTCGACCTCGTGAGCTGCGTGTTCGACAGCCTGAACAACCTGCTCACGCCGGAGGCCCTCGGGGCAGCGCTGGGGCGGGCGCGGGCGCACCTGCGGCCGGGCGGCCTGCTCGCCTGCGACCTGAACACCCGCCTCGGCGTGCGCGAGCTGTGGGAGGGGGGGGCGGTGGAGGGGCTGGCAGCCACCCCCGACGGCCGAGAGGTGCATTACCACTGGTCGCACCACCACGACCCGGAGACGGATCTCGGCATCGTGCAGGCCTTTTGCCGGGTGGAGAACGGCCAGGGCGGCTGGGAGGAGTTCACCGAGACGCACCGCGAGCGTGGCTATGACCCGGCCGACCTAGAACCGCTGCTGCGGGCGGCGGGCTTCGAACGGTGGGAGATCGTCGAGTATCCCGACTACGCCCTGCCGACCCCGGAGACGCCGCGCGTGTGGGTGTTCGCATGGGCCTGA
- the dnaB gene encoding replicative DNA helicase → MEVTPRVPPHSNDAEISVLGSILLDNDTLSALGDTVTAEMFYREGHRKIFAAMRTLQDRGEPVDLVTLSEDLRVRGQLDEVGGVTYLVGLADQVPTAAYAEHYARIVQEKHTLRQLISASGKAMQLAYEGQMPLEDLLDRAEKMIFEVAEQKKKGEAFQAMGEVVHDTFEYITLLHANKGIPDGVSSGFRDLDEQISGLQKGSLNVLAARPSMGKTAFALSIAQNVALRGEKTVAVFSLEMPSVQLALRMLCSEARVDMNRIRSGQLNERDFERLAHAAGRLAEAPMVIDDEPDLTLNALRSKLRRIAAQHGQLGLVVIDYLQLMSGGKSNGGSDNRQQEISTISRGLKGLARELEVPIIVLSQLSRAVEQRPNHRPMLSDLRESGAIEQDADIVMFIYRDEYYNKETDQQGIAEIIIGKQRNGPVGTVRLQFHSAHVRFNDLAPEGI, encoded by the coding sequence ATGGAAGTGACCCCCCGTGTGCCCCCGCACAGCAACGACGCCGAGATCAGCGTGCTGGGCAGCATTCTGCTGGACAACGACACCCTCTCGGCCTTGGGCGATACCGTCACCGCCGAGATGTTCTACCGGGAGGGCCACCGCAAGATCTTCGCGGCGATGCGGACCCTGCAAGACCGGGGCGAACCGGTCGACCTCGTGACCCTCAGCGAAGACCTGCGGGTGCGGGGCCAGCTCGACGAGGTGGGCGGCGTGACGTACCTCGTCGGGCTGGCCGATCAGGTGCCCACCGCCGCGTACGCCGAGCACTACGCCCGCATCGTGCAGGAGAAGCACACGCTGCGGCAGCTCATCAGCGCTTCGGGCAAGGCGATGCAGCTCGCCTACGAGGGCCAGATGCCCCTCGAAGACCTGCTCGACCGCGCCGAGAAGATGATCTTCGAGGTGGCCGAGCAGAAGAAAAAGGGCGAGGCCTTTCAAGCGATGGGCGAGGTCGTCCACGACACCTTCGAGTACATCACCCTGCTGCACGCCAACAAGGGCATTCCCGACGGCGTGAGCAGCGGTTTCCGCGACCTCGACGAGCAGATTTCGGGGTTGCAGAAGGGCAGCCTGAACGTGCTGGCGGCGCGGCCGAGTATGGGAAAGACCGCGTTCGCGTTGTCTATAGCGCAAAATGTCGCCCTGCGCGGCGAGAAGACGGTCGCCGTCTTCAGCCTGGAAATGCCCTCCGTGCAACTCGCCCTGCGCATGCTGTGCAGTGAAGCGCGGGTGGACATGAACCGCATCCGCTCGGGCCAGCTCAACGAGCGTGACTTCGAGCGGCTCGCGCACGCGGCGGGGCGGCTGGCCGAGGCGCCGATGGTGATCGACGACGAGCCCGACCTCACCCTCAACGCCCTCAGAAGCAAGTTGCGGCGCATCGCCGCGCAGCACGGGCAACTCGGCCTGGTCGTGATCGACTACCTGCAGCTCATGTCGGGTGGCAAGAGCAACGGCGGCAGCGACAACCGCCAGCAGGAGATCAGCACGATCTCGCGCGGTCTCAAAGGATTGGCGCGTGAACTGGAAGTGCCCATCATCGTTTTGAGTCAGCTTAGCCGTGCGGTGGAACAGCGGCCGAATCATAGGCCGATGCTTTCTGATCTTCGTGAATCAGGCGCAATTGAGCAGGATGCGGACATTGTAATGTTTATTTACCGCGACGAATACTATAATAAAGAGACGGATCAACAAGGCATTGCTGAAATCATCATCGGCAAACAACGCAACGGCCCGGTGGGCACGGTGAGGCTGCAATTTCACTCCGCACACGTGCGCTTCAACGACCTCGCGCCGGAGGGCATCTGA
- a CDS encoding phosphohydrolase, with amino-acid sequence MTLLERAEAFARPFYAEPGRTYHTAQHIQAVLDALASRGVLTPTLALAVWGHDLIYDPRAGDNEARSAAVFGEWLAAQGADMDLIPEVRALILATRHTDPPSTRAGALLVDADLSILGADPATFAAYDRAIRQEYSFVPEKAYRMGRAQVLRSFLDRDRIYTAPEFAGLEAQAGANLRHVLRELE; translated from the coding sequence GTGACCCTGCTGGAGCGGGCAGAAGCCTTCGCCCGGCCCTTCTATGCCGAGCCGGGGCGGACCTACCACACGGCTCAGCATATTCAGGCGGTGCTGGACGCCCTCGCGTCGCGGGGGGTGCTGACCCCCACCCTCGCCCTCGCGGTCTGGGGCCACGACCTGATCTACGACCCTAGAGCCGGGGACAACGAGGCGCGGAGTGCCGCCGTCTTCGGGGAGTGGCTGGCGGCGCAGGGTGCGGACATGGACCTGATCCCGGAGGTCCGGGCACTCATTCTCGCCACCCGGCATACCGACCCACCGTCTACACGGGCGGGGGCGCTTCTGGTCGATGCCGACCTGAGCATCCTGGGCGCAGACCCGGCCACCTTCGCCGCCTACGACCGGGCCATCCGGCAGGAGTACAGCTTCGTTCCCGAGAAGGCTTACCGGATGGGGCGGGCGCAGGTCCTGCGCAGCTTTCTGGACCGCGACCGCATTTACACGGCGCCGGAATTCGCGGGACTGGAGGCGCAAGCGGGGGCCAATCTCCGGCACGTCCTGCGCGAGCTGGAATAG
- a CDS encoding DUF1802 family protein has protein sequence MTPTPHTALKEWDTQCQALVAGQAALLIRKGGIMETHDGFEAEHRRFLLYPTFLHQNPAELRPEFAGRLREDPSPGQIVLPALAEVVAVHRVESLEAALALEPYQALTAGAIERRFHYRNRPWVHALLLRVRPLRVPLVLDETPEMLGCVSWVPLGDVEGEAGASALPETELERLQTEIEARLKAHGA, from the coding sequence ATGACCCCTACCCCCCACACCGCCCTCAAGGAATGGGACACCCAGTGTCAGGCCCTCGTCGCCGGGCAGGCGGCCCTCCTGATTCGCAAGGGCGGCATCATGGAGACGCACGACGGCTTCGAGGCCGAGCACCGCCGTTTCCTCCTCTACCCCACCTTCCTGCACCAGAATCCAGCAGAACTGCGGCCCGAGTTCGCCGGGCGGCTGCGCGAAGACCCGAGCCCCGGCCAGATCGTGTTGCCCGCGCTGGCGGAGGTCGTGGCCGTCCACCGGGTCGAGTCGCTGGAGGCCGCGCTCGCGCTGGAGCCGTATCAGGCGCTGACGGCGGGGGCCATCGAACGCCGCTTTCACTACCGGAATCGGCCCTGGGTCCACGCGCTGCTGCTGCGGGTGCGCCCGCTGCGGGTGCCGCTGGTGCTGGACGAGACGCCCGAGATGCTAGGCTGCGTGAGCTGGGTGCCGCTGGGCGATGTGGAGGGCGAGGCCGGGGCCTCGGCGTTGCCTGAGACGGAGCTGGAGCGGCTCCAGACGGAGATAGAGGCCCGCCTGAAGGCGCACGGGGCGTGA
- a CDS encoding type II secretion system protein, whose protein sequence is MKNGTQGFTLIELLIVIAIIGILAAVLIPSLLGARSKANDAAAASVGRQVLNAMAAMETSNTGGGTTGCTQSGTVVTVTSGSETATVNAPAPITTVSCANSASQFSTTVAYNGGSAANKTFTAAK, encoded by the coding sequence ATGAAGAACGGAACCCAAGGCTTTACCCTCATCGAGCTGCTGATCGTGATCGCCATCATCGGCATCCTTGCGGCGGTACTGATCCCCAGCCTGCTCGGCGCTCGCAGCAAGGCCAACGACGCGGCGGCCGCTTCCGTGGGCCGTCAGGTCCTGAACGCGATGGCCGCGATGGAGACGAGCAACACGGGTGGCGGCACGACTGGATGTACCCAGTCCGGTACGGTTGTCACTGTCACCTCTGGCAGTGAGACTGCCACAGTCAACGCTCCAGCCCCCATCACTACTGTGAGTTGTGCTAACAGCGCTTCGCAATTTTCCACCACTGTTGCTTACAACGGCGGTTCTGCTGCCAACAAAACCTTTACCGCTGCTAAGTAA
- a CDS encoding NUDIX domain-containing protein, whose translation MPEDMKGAAASQGNNQRRRRRRRSPRPPAPAGPGQVSGATAVPVPAAPQKRGQKRALAAPRIGVGCIVLRGDEILLVRERGRWSLPKGGLETGELVQEGARRETYEETGLVVELRDLAFIVEFQAQTWGHHLQFFYTGREVGGSLAPRDPDRDVQEARFVPIRQLREFIRFRPRLVSLETWLRERRPRHFVFNLDKEPAMLRKRRRVGVGAVGPDLSDDPTDEADL comes from the coding sequence ATGCCGGAGGACATGAAGGGCGCGGCGGCGAGCCAGGGGAACAACCAGCGGCGTCGGCGTCGGCGTCGTTCGCCCCGGCCCCCGGCCCCGGCGGGTCCCGGTCAGGTGTCGGGGGCCACGGCGGTCCCGGTGCCCGCCGCCCCCCAGAAGCGCGGGCAGAAGCGGGCGCTCGCGGCTCCCCGCATCGGGGTGGGCTGCATCGTGCTGCGCGGCGACGAGATTCTGCTGGTGCGTGAGCGGGGCCGCTGGTCGCTGCCCAAGGGCGGGCTGGAGACGGGTGAACTCGTGCAGGAGGGCGCCCGCCGCGAGACCTACGAGGAAACCGGGCTGGTCGTGGAACTGCGCGATCTCGCCTTTATCGTGGAGTTTCAGGCGCAGACGTGGGGGCACCACCTCCAGTTCTTCTACACCGGGCGGGAGGTGGGCGGCAGCCTCGCCCCGCGTGACCCCGACCGCGACGTGCAGGAGGCCCGCTTCGTCCCCATCCGGCAACTGCGCGAGTTCATCCGCTTCCGGCCCCGGCTGGTGTCGCTGGAAACGTGGCTGCGCGAGCGGCGGCCCCGGCACTTCGTCTTCAACCTCGACAAGGAACCCGCCATGCTCCGCAAACGGCGGCGGGTAGGCGTGGGCGCGGTGGGGCCGGACCTCTCCGACGATCCGACGGACGAGGCCGACCTCTGA
- a CDS encoding O-antigen ligase family protein codes for MPTTDREWLFQYPKLILLGSGVLFAGLTAVFYRQQLKSSLPRWAIYLLVAYLGWTMLTNTVLSSQPAYTLLGWVNWNGGYVTTSLYVLTLLLASLGWRDGRDAVGETRWLWILFGFSAVMAAICVLEMLGFSPVLGSPWFAWQGRSLDIGASSFPISTIGNSGWVAGLWLLLAPLPYLLKKASPAWSLAWHGLIALGVGSVHSKAVLFTYVAMHLAVAAYQLLSPDAPRGRAAARPMLLAATCIVVAWTSTGVMQSLNAELYERGVAGRLNSKIDLDQEAYRGSAAGRLAIYKASWRLIKERPLQGWGLETLQHRFYDVFTPAEYRTFIGPLVNLKPEESLRRFGSLHVVVHNDRPKQALRMQFFDIVKPHNVVLEEIYSNGLVGLLLLASALGLIVRQILVWGRFQEKMLLLAVTLYFVYLLLWFTTIAVTPLACVLLAFASRGAAGRAMSASQEAQWTAEPEPSTLSP; via the coding sequence GTGCCCACCACAGATCGGGAATGGCTTTTCCAGTACCCAAAGCTCATCCTTCTGGGGAGTGGTGTGCTGTTTGCCGGGTTGACCGCTGTCTTCTACCGACAGCAGCTCAAAAGCTCGTTGCCCCGGTGGGCCATCTATCTGCTGGTCGCCTATTTGGGCTGGACCATGCTCACCAACACCGTTTTGTCGTCGCAGCCTGCCTACACCCTGCTGGGTTGGGTGAACTGGAATGGTGGCTACGTCACCACATCGCTCTACGTCCTTACCCTGCTCCTCGCGTCTCTGGGTTGGCGTGACGGCCGTGACGCTGTGGGGGAAACCCGGTGGCTGTGGATTCTGTTCGGCTTCTCTGCCGTGATGGCTGCTATCTGTGTTCTGGAGATGCTGGGCTTCAGCCCCGTTCTGGGCAGCCCGTGGTTTGCGTGGCAGGGCCGTAGCCTCGACATAGGGGCAAGCAGCTTCCCGATCTCTACCATCGGCAACTCCGGGTGGGTCGCGGGCCTCTGGCTCCTGCTGGCTCCCCTGCCCTACCTCCTGAAGAAAGCGTCTCCCGCGTGGAGCCTGGCCTGGCACGGACTCATCGCACTCGGTGTCGGCAGTGTCCACAGCAAGGCTGTTCTCTTCACCTATGTGGCGATGCATCTGGCTGTCGCGGCCTACCAGCTCCTCTCCCCTGACGCGCCCAGAGGCCGCGCAGCGGCTCGGCCCATGCTGCTGGCCGCGACCTGCATCGTGGTGGCGTGGACTTCGACAGGCGTGATGCAAAGTCTCAACGCGGAGCTGTACGAACGGGGCGTAGCGGGACGGCTGAACTCGAAAATCGACCTTGATCAGGAAGCCTACCGGGGAAGCGCGGCTGGGCGCCTGGCCATCTATAAGGCAAGCTGGCGTTTGATTAAGGAGCGTCCGCTGCAAGGCTGGGGTCTAGAAACCCTGCAACATCGCTTCTACGACGTGTTCACCCCGGCAGAGTACCGGACATTCATAGGACCACTGGTCAACTTGAAGCCTGAAGAATCCCTCCGGCGATTCGGTAGCCTCCATGTCGTCGTCCACAATGACCGACCCAAGCAAGCGCTGAGGATGCAGTTCTTCGACATCGTGAAACCGCACAATGTCGTGCTAGAAGAGATTTACAGCAATGGCCTCGTGGGCCTGCTTCTGCTGGCATCGGCCCTGGGATTGATCGTGCGACAGATTTTGGTCTGGGGGCGATTTCAGGAAAAGATGCTGTTGCTGGCCGTGACCCTGTATTTCGTCTACCTCCTGCTCTGGTTTACGACGATCGCGGTGACGCCCCTGGCGTGCGTTTTGCTGGCTTTCGCTTCTAGAGGTGCGGCTGGGCGGGCCATGTCCGCATCGCAAGAAGCGCAGTGGACCGCTGAGCCTGAACCTTCTACCCTCTCCCCATGA